TATTGGATGTAATAACGTCTGATATTATGGGACGGAGTGGGTACAATTTCTGGTTGAGATAAAACCGGGCATATAGGAGAACTTGGAACTTGAACTGCACAACCGGCCTGCCTCAAAATTTACAGTGTTCAACTCTTAATAATTACAACTGGAGTAGATCAGATCATTACAGATGGCATTATCATTTCAGGAAGCTGCACACAACAGGCAAACGGCGGGAAACAAACAACGAGATGCATACATAGCATGCCCTGGTTTCAAAATATGGTCAGAGCATGGAAGCGACGTACTACGTGACCAAGCAACCACAGCTGATCTGCTGCTGGTCTCAGCAGATAGCCAAGAGGACATGGCTGGACAGGGTTAAGCGGCACTGTCGGTGTGACTTGGCTCAACCTCACTACAGAAAATGGCCCAAATATTAACCCTGGACTTACGACAGCCCAAGGCTGTAGATTCCAGCGATGCGCTCGTCCTCAGAGGACAGCCGGTCCTCGACCTCCGCGTCGGTGAAGGTGAGAGCTCTCTGCAACTTTTTGGGGCTGAAAACCTCTATATCAACCGTGTACACGGCTTTAACGGGGCGGTGATCGGATAGCCTCATATCAACCGTCTCGTACGACAATAGCCTCATTGCCTTGCCATACGAAAGAATTCGGTCGCACCTACAGAGGTAGTGGAGAAAAATTTCTGTAAGCACACGTCATAAAAGCTTCGAGGTTTATTATCTCTGACATCTTCATGGAGAGTGTAGTGAATCATGTAAAAGAAACAAGAACTGTTCTTTCACAGCCAacttatttttgtattttttttgcGGTTGTTTTCACAACCAACTTATGCAGGTGAAGTTAATATGTTCTAGTGGCAGTAGTTCATGTGTGGTGATCAGATTGCATACCATGAAGGCGTCCTTCTTCCAGATTTTGGCTCATCACTTGTGTACTTCTTCGAGTTAAACCGGTACTTGTATGTTGGAGGAAAGCTGATAACTCCTTCGCTCCACCCATCAAATAAACGTCCTTTCCTCAGTTCTACTCTTAGCTATCATACAGGAAAAAAAAGTGAGCTGGACAAAGTTGTACTAGAGCTGCGACAATTAATATGGGTCGGAGGGACTACCAAAGTTTACCTGGTCTTTCTCAAACAACCCATTCCAGTCGTGGTTGGAGATAAATTCATGTGTTTTTTCGTATGATAAGTTGATCCTATAATTGAGATCCCCTAGCCAGAATATCCTTCTGAAACAATACAAAATATTAGATATCTATAAAGTTTTATGTAGCAAGGCAAACTCATGCAGCGCTTAACAACATTAAACTAGAATTTCCTACAGGTAAAGGTAAAATTTTCGGCGTGTGTGAAGTGCAAACATATGATTTCCTATGACACTGATATGACTTCATGATTTGCTCCTTTCGCCTCGACATATTTAAGTCTATAGCAATATAAAAAGCACTAGTTTGCTGGAACCAAACGTTCTCCACCATCCATCTACTTTCAATCTACTGACTCTTATTTTTCGTTGGACCCTAGCAAATTCGGCAGCAAGTGCACACTAACTCTCATAATATATCTTCTTAAATTTGCAACACAAATTGCGGATTAACTACTCCACTTAACAATATCAGTGTTTTACTAGATTGCTCCATGGTAAACACCGAGGTTACAATGACTTGGATGGTGTTCTTGTATTATGTATTCTGTGAATTTTATGGTTATAATTTATTTATTTGACTGACATAGTCAAGGTTGTCAGATTCATGATTCTGTCAAGCGATTCCATGACTTGCTATCCACATTGACTGGAATGGTTCTACGATCGTAGTTAGCAGAGTATGATTTTACGATTCTATTGGTTATTTTCCTATGATTTGCAATCATACCATAGGGTTTGGCCCGATTTAAAATAGTGATTCTGACAACCTTCGTTATAGTGTTTGAAGCCGCATGATTCAGGTGAGAGGCCATGAAAGCTTGGCACACGGACGTGGAGTATAGCTTCCTTTAATAAGGTGAAAGTAGTGGCTGCACCCACCTTCGGTGCACCCACACAGTGAATAGTAAATtcgaaaaaatagaaaaaaaaacaaaaaattctgaaacttgGTGGATGTGATTATGAGCAAACGTTTTAGAAGCTTGCAAAGTTTGGTCACCAAAAACATCAAATGATCTCCATACAAAACGAAATACAGATGTTGCTCTGCACCCACGTGACTGTTCACATGTTTTCAGCACAAACTTTGTTTTTTTATACAGATTTCCTCGGATGTTATTTTGCCACCAAAATTTGCAAGCACCTAAAACATTTGGTCATAATCACATCCACAAAGTTTCagatttttaaaaaatgttttgcTAAGTTTTTGATTGTGGGTGCACCAGGGGTGCAACGTGCGTGGGTGCACAAAAACCACTCTCTACCTGTTCTACTTTTTTTTCTGTTCTGGCTCAGTTATTCCATCTACCCGCCCGAGTGAACagtaaaatacaaaaaaaatccaaaataaaTTCAAAAAGTTCTGAATTTTTCTTGTGGAAAACATTAACAAAAGTTTTATTTGCTTGCGAAGTTTCATCATGtaatgacattcgtggaagtcgtggcaagtGTTTTTTGCCATGACTTCCATGAATGTCATTTTGAGATGAAAATTTGCAAGCACTCAAAACATTCGTCAGTGTTTGctccaaaaaaaatcagaagtTTTTGAATCTGTTCTCAATTTTTTCGGATTTTACTGTTCATGGCGAGCTCAGATGGGGACTTTCGCTTGGCACGCCCAAATGTTTTTGGAAGGAGAACTGTAAGGGAGACCCTTAAGCATAAATAGGAGCCCAAATTCGCCTATGTGAGGACTTGAACCGATGTTGTGGGAATGTACATCCACTCCAACCAACTAATTTGGTGCACTCAAATTGGTTATGAGCGTGCTTCAGCAATCAAATTACCAATCCCTTGTATAAACTGGAGTCTATATTTCGTTTTTTTTGCCAAACCTATATCCACACGGTGTACGTCTATATAGCATATCTAAAAGAACATCGTGATCTGCATGTAATAAATCATCCAAGAGCTCACCATGATGACAACCAGTTTAGGTCACATGGGGAACTTCAAGAAGTTGGAGGGTAGCATAtaattttttaaagaaaaaatATCTTTAACTTACTCGTGGTCATATATTGTCTTAGGCGTGCTCACTCTGGAATTAAATACTGTCCTTCGATGGATCTCTTGCACATCTGCATTCCTTTTTTGTTCATCTCCATCCTTTTCTCCAGAGGTCAGGTGACAACaaagaaagcaaaagtgtgtcTGATATATCGACATACTTACTGCTATTGATCCCTGGAGCATATATTGAAGTAAGAAAAATTAGCACAGCACTTCTTTTTTTTTACAGGGAGCACCTCATAATCAAAACCAAGACATACTTTTAAAAACAATTAGAAGAAAGGATCACCCCCGGCCTATACCAAGACATACTGATGAAGGTAAATACAAATGATATGATAGCTGGTCAAGATGAAATTCATTCGGTGTAAAAAGGAATGCACTCCTTTCCTCGCAGTATTTGGGTAGGTGGTAAAAACATATATGAATAAGTTAAGGAATAAAACTGTCCTAATGTCTAACGAATTCTAAATGAATGTCATACGTACATGCATTTTGGAACTCAGTTTATGCAGCAACATAAGTGAGAGTGATGTGATCCACAGAAACTTACCTTATTACCAATGTATCCCATAGCACCTACACCTACAGTTGATACTTTCACGTTCTGAATGCGCTTTCGCAGGCTCCTTCGTACCCATATTGTGAGAAATACTCCGACCATCTGCTTGCTTATTATCCTTACAAAGTATGGTCTTTTTCCTTTAGCTACCACACTTTCAATGTTTAAACCATGAAGTGCACTATCCTCTGGAAAAGCACATGAATCTTCATTAACTGATTTGAAAGACAAATATGTTTTTAGTGCCTTCCCGGAAGCAAATGGTGGTGTGCTGTCTGGAAGACACTGAGCCAACATATCCAATGGTTGTTCTGGCCAAATCATTCCAAGCCTTTCCGAGTGACTGAGTGTTTTGGTTAACATCTTTTGGTTGATCGGCTCTTCCAAAAGAGAGGTGTAATCTTTAAAACTTACTATGTTATGGGATCTATTGAAAGTCTTCATTGAAGGCAACCTGCTGAAGTTATCAGCCTGTATAATAGATTCGTCAGGAGCAGAAGTGGAGTGTTCAAGTCTGTTGCTATGActatcatcatcatcaacaacaacTAAATCTTGTTCGTTCCATGGGTGCACTTCCCCACCACTTTCGCTGTCAGACTCGCTATTAAGTTCGTCTTCCATTGCAAGAGCGTCATCAGATGGCTTGAACCTTGATGGAGATGGAGGATCACTGTGACTTTTATATTTTGGTTTATCTGGACTAATCTTGTTCAGTGTTTCACGAATGATATGTTCCCACATGGAAGCAGGACGGCTGTCTTCCGCGCCAAATATATTCCCGGCATTTAACGGAACAACTTCTTGAAATCTGAAATATAAAAAGAAACACATAAAAGTGCTAATGTTATTACATTAAAAAAATTAAGACCAGGTGATCAAACTCATAGGAGCGCATATCATTTGGAGTTAAAGTGATAGCTCATGGTTTGATATTCTTTGTATTCAGTAACATGGGAGGTTCAGTTCTCAGAAAAATAACGGGAGGTTCAACAAGTTACCCAATAACATATATGTCAGCCGGCTCCTTCATATCCAACCATTCTTGAATATCCAAATCTTGAGGTGGAAGTTTGCCTGCAACATTCCATGTTCCTACGCAGACCCTGAATATTAAACCCAACAGACTATAAGAAATGACAGTAACAGAACAAACATAGTAGATGTTACTGCTTTCAAGTCTTGGTGCAAGGCAAGACAGATATCTGAACGAAAAATGAGCAGTTATTTAACTTATATTATAACATATAAGAAAAATAAACAGTTAAAAATTGAGGTATAGAAAATGCGAAAAATTAAGGAGCATAGATCCATGCCTCAGTTCCTTGACATCGATATACTGAGCACGAAGAGTCTCTGACTTGCGCCTTCTATGAAGACCGTATGGAACACCCTCCATTTGGCTATCTGCAGTATTGATAAGTTGTGTCACCACATAAGAAAAGCTAAGCGCGGCTTTTTGAGAACAAGACGGTGTGCCAGAGGAGGTCCAGAGATAGGTTAGTCAAAAATTGGTGAAAGAGTATACAGGTATATGTCTGCAGTATTGTTTGCCAGCACTAGTACTTCAATTCGCACTGAGTCCGTAACAAAGCAAATTCAAAATGTACACTATGGAAATACTAAGACAACGACTCAATGGGAAACAGTCACAAACGGAAGAAGATTCGAGAGCGATTAAGTTTGCAGCCATGAATCATTATGGTCATCTATTTGATTCGAGCCTAATTTTCATGTGCATATTTCTTTGGTAGAACCAACAGTGCAACAATCATCTTCTGTAGTTCAAATAGTTCATTTGAAAACTACTCGTATGACATATGCTGGCAGACAACATGATAATAATTTACGAAAAGCGTCGAATTACCAGTAGTCTGGGCACCCAATCCGCGCATTCTCCGGTCCCGATCATATCGCTGGCGTTCCCATGCGCACATCTCTGCACCAACGtaattagaaaagaaaaaaagcaAACTATTAGACTCTGGTTGACCATATCAATATGCAAACCTGAAGTCGAGAAAAGAAAGCGACCAAAGAGGCATGGACAACAGAATTTGCATGCATCCTCTTTTAAAAGTGTTTTGCTTTCCACAACCTGCCACGCGTTGCAACTATGTTGTCGCAATACAATTAGAGCTTGATTTCCTTGCTTATTCCTTTTCTTTTATCATTTGAACTTCAGTAGGAAAACTATTGAATCTGCTCAAACTTCATTTTTAGTTTTTAACTCTAAGATAATGGAGGATCCGTTTATTTTAGTGTATTCCAAGAAAGCGAAGGAATATACCGAGACCGGGAATTGGCTTAGGAGTTACGAAGCCAACACCAGAATGGACAAAACAGAAGGAAGGGACATTTGGCAATTCCTCGAAATCCACCGCCCTCCCACTAGTATTTTTTTTTTTGGCCTGAAAGACGAGAGCCGTATCGCCGAACTAAATGGATCAGGTGGTGGTTGAAAAGAATCAACCTGCCCCCACATACAACTCCTTTTTGGCAGAAAGAAATGGGCGGGGGAGGAAAAATTAACGATCAGGAGCAGAAAGAGCAACCAACAGTGTGGAGTCTGGACTGGGATGAATCCAGCCCGGATGCATTGGCCGATTCACTGAATTTGACGTCGAAAGAATTTCGATTTGTTAATTTGGGGATGGGGCCAGGCCACATGAATGATAACTTGATGGCGGAGGGCAGCTAGGCGGTTCCTGGCGGAGGGGGCggaaggggaggggaggggatcGTGCACCTTCGTACTCGGAGTCGCTGTCGGCCTCGTCGGCGGTGTCGCCCTCGTCGGCGCTGTAGTCGGAGTCCGGCGACCGGATGTTGAGCCACTTGCGCAGCACCGTCTTGGGCCACAGCTGCGGAATCCAAGCCAAGCCGGATCAAATAGTACGTTACAGTCAGAAAAAAGGAATTGAATAATAACCTCAAACCGCCCGACCGATGATCCACAGTCCAACAAAACGAACGAGGGAGAGCGTGCGCACCTGGTTCTGCTTCTTGGCCTTGCGTCGCGCCTCCGGGTCGGCGCCGGGatgggccgccgccgccgccgcctccgacTCCCCGAGGCGGGACAATGGCGGCCGAGGCGCCGGCGCGCTCCGCGTGGCCCGCGTGGGCGGGTACGAGTGCCTGGCCGCCATTCGCGCGCGCCCCGGCGGTCCCTTGCTTTGGCCTTGCCTTCCTTAAGAACGCGACGCCACGCAACAGCGGAACAACTAGCTAGGTAGAACCACGGCCGTACTACTAGTCAGTGGAAACCTCTTGTGCTGCGCTGCGCGTTCCCTCGCCTTTCCTCTTGAGTAACAGGGGACAGACTGATGCTAGCTAGCGAGCGAGCGAATGGCGGGTCGGATTTATGCGCCTGGCTTTGGCTTGGCTCGAGCTGGCTGGCGTTGGGCCGGAACCGAACCACTTCATCAGTTAGTCTGTCAGTCACTCTAGTAGGAGTATTAGATGAGATCTAGCCAGCCCGGTGGGTCGGGGTTGGACTCACACTCGCTCAGAGTCAGAGAGGTCGCACGCGCGGCGGCGTCCGGTCTCGGTCCGTGCTAGGCTGGGGTAGCTCCGCTGTTGGCCGGGGCCCGCCGGGTCAGTGGGAAAAGGTGCCCTATCGCCTAGTACTAGCGTTCTTTCTGCCGACCTCATCTAGGCTCGGCTCGGCTATAGCTACGTCCACCCACCTCGCAATTGCAAGGCCCTCCTCCTTATCCCGTTCAGGGAATGAGCGAGCGAATCCTACTACTCCTGGCTGGGTAGACAAAGGAACCTGCCTGCTTGCTGGCTACGCCAAACTGTAGCTTTCCTCCCTCCacaatccatccatccatccacaccACCTTTTTCTCTCCACGCGAAAACCCTGTACTAGCTCCCACCGCGCCCCGTCGCTCTTCTAGTCATTAGGGCGCCACAGTCTTTGATCCCGTTCCATTTAATCCGTCCATCCTCGCTCGCCGACTAGCTATCCTTGCTGCTTCGATCTTTTTTGAAAAGGATTCTACCCCTCGGTCCGGCCTGTGCTCGTGCTCGTGGACGTACGAGGCATGTGTTGTTGTAACGATCGTCGATGACTCCTCCGGCTGCAACTTGACGGAACGTCCTCGAGAGTTTCATCGACCGAGAGCGACGTTTTTCCAAACCTGCACTGCACGCCAACAGTTTGCGCGCATGTCCGCTGGCTCTTCTTCCTGTGCTTTGACATCGAGCCCGGCCGGTCTGATttgatttttgttttgttttactgTTGCCGCTTGCTTTGACACGTCTGTTCTTGGATGGATCCAGCGACCTATGTGTGTACTACGTCTCGCAGTCGCACCATAGCACGTACTACAAACCGGTGTCTCAGTGGCGGCAGGCGAGGTTTGTCTCCTTTTTTGACTTTTTCTATTTGACATACACTCATACAGTAAGTGCTATGCTCAAAGCAAAAGATTTCTTGAGAGCTCCATCGACCGATCCGCCACTTTACGTGCGGGTTTGGCAAGTCTACTCGGCGCTGGGGCCTGCGAAAATTTTATACCGCGCCACGCGCAACTTGTGATCCATATCTTATTATTACTTTGCCTAGCAGTAGTAATAATGATGTGAAAAGTGTTTTGTGCATGGTCCCTTGAGCACAAACAAATCACCATCCGGTAATCATCGTTGCCCTCGACAGTAGGCAACAAGGCGGCCAACCAACAACAGATAAGGAACCGAAATTGACCCGAACTAGAACTCGTCCATCGCCATAATGGACTCACTCAGCTGTCGTGTACACCAATGAGTTGTTAGCTTAGCTTAGTATAGTACTGCCAGTTTATTTGCCACGTAACCACTGGGTGGTTGCAGGTGTAGGTGTATCCAAGGCTAACAATGAGTAGCAGTACTTGTATTCTTCCAACAGCCACGTACGATTGACATAGTAGTTTTTTATTTTATACGAAGGCAGCTATCTCGAAATATTTTCTAAATTCTAAGGTAGGCAATGATTCAGGTCTTGAAAATGTTATCCCTGACCCTTTTTGTTTGGTATTAGGTCTAGACGGTGGTCGATCTTGACTACTTTCCCAAACACGATACTCCACTTGTGCAAAGTTCATTGCAAGTACGAAGAAACTTTATGACGTGGTGCATCACGCTGTGATGTTTCTACGTTTTTAAAATCTCGTTAGCATTGTGTTCTGCAAGCGTCAGCGACCAAGCAAATGTCGCCGTCGTCCATAAACAACCGTTGATTGAACTGTGTGAAGTTTAGCAAATGCTCTGTTCTGTGATCTGCTCACAGAACAGAATAGTTGTGCAAGAGGGGGTAGCTGGCACTGGTTCAGTAGTACCCGTTCGGTTCGAGCGCAGAACACGGCTGTCATGAGCCATCATGCTACTATTATTATTAGCAGTTCCATTTTGTTGTGTATATGGTCCGAGGAGCATATTAGTTTTTCTGTCATATAATATTAAGATCACTTATTATAAAACGCATATACTACCTACTTTCTAGTGAATCATACACTTTTTTTTTGACAATCTAGTGAAGCATACACTTGGCAGGTCGGAGGCAATAGAATCCAATTAAATCTGGTGACTGGAGGAATAAACCATCATGCCACCTTTTTTTTTCTCTCATCTGGAAGGAAGGAAGGGAGGGGACAAACCATGTTCTCTGTTGTACTAGGCACCTTCTATTAAAATGTTTGGGTGCGGTTTTATGCAACCAAAAGCGCGCCGGTTCTCAGTATGCGCGCACTGATCATGCATAGTCCTCATAATGCTTTGCACATGAAAGCTGGCTGCATTATTGGGAACCTGACATGTCGCACTGTGTGAATGCACTCCCTCCCTCTGAAAATCTAGCTCTTGTTTTCTAGTAGTAGGCTTCGCTGCCCGCCCGATTGATGCTGACCAAGAGTTGTacttcttttttttttgcgggggacCAAGAGTTGTACTTAACGCCATcttagaagaaaaagaaaaggttGTACTTAACGCGGAGCCAAAATATATACGAGGGCGTATATGAGCGCTCTTCTTTTCTTCATTCACCGACCGTGCAAAATTTCTCATCTCACTCAGCCTATCGACAGAGATGAGACACCCATACGTGGTGAGATGAGGAGTTCGTCGCTGCTCGCCAATATATTGATTTTCGAAGCGTGGAAAGTTCAGAGGGGGCAATCACATGCACGCATGTATGTCTCGATCTTTTCCTTCTTCCTTCGAGGGCAGGGGCAGCACATGCCTTCCCTGTCTTTCCTACtgctccgtgtctccaaattatCCATCTTTTGGCTGGCGTTGGACGGCGACGCGTGACCTGGGCGAGTGGACACGGCGCGCTGGGCCGGCCGCCGGTGCCTGTCCAATGGAGCCTTCCAGCCGGCAGGGGAACGCACGGTCTCTGGCCACCATTTCGACACGTACACGCCGGTGCGCAAACAATTCCAGCCGACCATACAGATACAGTACAGAGTATCCATCCCCACATTCATTTACGGACATGTCCAGACCCGGAAGCGGCCGAGATTCAGTTGCCAATCCAGGCAATGAACGCCTCTAAAAGAAAAATCAACTAACGATAAAAATAACACACACGGATAGAATTGCATCAATTAAAACAAGGTAAAGTGAATCATGACTCGATAAATAAATTAATCAAGCTTTTTTTTGCACTGGGAATGTTTTTGGGCCTGGAAGTAATCACTCCTTGGCATTGTCTCCACCAAGAGGCTTGTTTCGGCCaacattttttttttgaaatgaaAGGTAGTAAGGTCTACCTTATATATT
The Aegilops tauschii subsp. strangulata cultivar AL8/78 chromosome 3, Aet v6.0, whole genome shotgun sequence genome window above contains:
- the LOC109757980 gene encoding type IV inositol polyphosphate 5-phosphatase 3, producing the protein MAARHSYPPTRATRSAPAPRPPLSRLGESEAAAAAAHPGADPEARRKAKKQNQLWPKTVLRKWLNIRSPDSDYSADEGDTADEADSDSEYEEMCAWERQRYDRDRRMRGLGAQTTDSQMEGVPYGLHRRRKSETLRAQYIDVKELRVCVGTWNVAGKLPPQDLDIQEWLDMKEPADIYVIGFQEVVPLNAGNIFGAEDSRPASMWEHIIRETLNKISPDKPKYKSHSDPPSPSRFKPSDDALAMEDELNSESDSESGGEVHPWNEQDLVVVDDDDSHSNRLEHSTSAPDESIIQADNFSRLPSMKTFNRSHNIVSFKDYTSLLEEPINQKMLTKTLSHSERLGMIWPEQPLDMLAQCLPDSTPPFASGKALKTYLSFKSVNEDSCAFPEDSALHGLNIESVVAKGKRPYFVRIISKQMVGVFLTIWVRRSLRKRIQNVKVSTVGVGAMGYIGNKGSIAVSMSIYQTHFCFLCCHLTSGEKDGDEQKRNADVQEIHRRTVFNSRVSTPKTIYDHERIFWLGDLNYRINLSYEKTHEFISNHDWNGLFEKDQLRVELRKGRLFDGWSEGVISFPPTYKYRFNSKKYTSDEPKSGRRTPSWCDRILSYGKAMRLLSYETVDMRLSDHRPVKAVYTVDIEVFSPKKLQRALTFTDAEVEDRLSSEDERIAGIYSLGLS